catattactcctatattacaggagttgcactggctgccaataagtttccaggcaaaatacaaagtgctggttataacctaaaaagccctaaacagcttaggcccacgatacttaagagagcatcttcttctgcatgatccccatcacccactgcgtacatcaggggaggctcgtctgtggctaccatCATGTCATCTAGTGGCCAcccaggaacgggccttctctgttgtcgccccgagactttggaacgcacttcccatgggaataagagtctccccatctctagtggcttttaaaatgtgtcgaaagacttatctttttacccaggccttttagcttttttgactttagattgtttattatttgttttaaactgtttttagtatgtaattgattttaatgttgtttttgtttgctgtgaaccgccctgagaccttgggttgtaTAAAaatggcggtataaaaatgctctaaacaaacaaacaaacaaacgtagccacccatccaaatgcaaaccaaggtgggccctgcttagcaaaggggaccattcacgctcgctgccacaagaccacatCTCCTCCCTGTTTAGTGATCTCAGGTATTGGGGTATGTCTGCAGCCCTGTTCATGAGTAAACCCGGTTTGCTTGCAAGCCTCTTCCCATCATCAAGAGAAGTTCCCCATGGATCGTCCCCATGacaattttgtttttcaaaaaaaagCTGGGTAgagcatctaggaacataggaaactgccatatactgagtcagaccattggtctatctagctcagtattgtcttcacagactggcagcggcttctccaaggttgcaggcaggaatctccctcagccctctcttggagatgctgccagggagggaacttggaaccttctgatctttccggagcggcttcatcccctgaggggaatatctcacagtgctcacacatgtggtctcccattcatatgcaaccagggcagaccctgcttagctatggggacaagtcatgcttgctaccacaagaccagctctcctctgccaaaGATGCTGCAGAGCAGGGGTGGGCGAACGGGGTCCTCCAGCtgccgttggactacaacccccatcacccccaaccgCAATAAATTCAACAACAACCGGAGGGCCATGTTGGCCCACCTCTGCTGTCGAGGCTCCGCGCGCTGAATAGGGAGCAGGTTTAGAAGACCCCCCAAGGTCCCTTCCCATTCCAAAATGCTTGGCTTCGGATGTGCCTTCGGGCATACCTGCTGCTCTGTTGGAATTGGAAAGCGGCCTGGAAGCTTCTGCAATGGCTGCCAGCGTGGCGAGGACTGAGGTGGTTGAGTTTGGAAACTGCACCATGGAGACGTGGGAGTCGCCTGTGGGCGGAAAGAGGGAGCAGAAGCCGTGAAGGGGAGGCCTCCcagaaggggagagggggcacaTCTGGAGCCCATATTGCacagcagcggggaggggaggaggaggagaaggtgctcTGTCCTACCTGAGGTGGTTTTGGTGTTTGCCGAGGAGACGATGCTGGCCAGACTCAACACCTCCCCCGAAGCCAGGAGGAATGGCTGGCTCACCGTCACGGAACTGGGGACCACGGTCACCCTCTCTGGGTTCGTGTACACCTGGTTCTGCATGGCCTCCTGAGGGAGAGAACGCCATCGGTCAGGGAGCTGGCCCCACAATTTTCCAGAAACCATTCTTGACTGGCCAGATCCAACCCTTTATCGGCAAGCCCGTGCAGTTTTGCTaatccttccccccactccccaagttGAATGAAGGActgtgctagggatcatgaggaatggaatggggttgaaaataaaaagtgctaatattatcaCGCCCtgatataaatctatggtgcacccacatttggagtactgcgtgcagttctggtcaccgtaccagaagagagctggtcttgtgatagcaagcatgacttgaacccttaagctaagcaggattcaccctggttgcatatgaaagggagacttcatgtgagagcactgtaagatcttccccttaagggatggagcttctctgggaagagcatctaggctccaagttccctccctggtagcatctccaagatagggccgagagagattcctgcctgcaaccttggagaagccgctgccagtctgtgtagacaagactgagcgagatggaccaatggtctgactcagtatatggcagcttcctatgttcctatgtaccttaaGAACagagaaaggtgcagaagagggccaggagcaccttccttataaggcaagtaCGGGGGGGGGAAAGGGACCACAGATCCTGTTAGCAgctgcccactcccagaagcctccctggttgcaactgcatctccaggctgggaGATTGCACTtctgctatgctcaggagctgcaccaccatgtgagctcccagtctgttatacatggggacaagtcgcttagttggcagtcGCCCGGTCGCCCCTGCAAGCCCcataaattggaaaggggattagatccacactccctctttcgGTGAGGGAGCCCTGGCTAAGCCGTCTCCAGAACTAGCCACAGTtaagtgtctggcattcaagatcattccggacttggaatgaaatctaaactcccctcttcctctggcCAGAGAGATCACACCTGTTGTTAAGGAAGCACTCAGGCCAGGAAGCAAAGGCCGATCAGACAGCAGACTCCATTATGATAGGGATGAGCCaatgatgtaactttgaagaggtgcccatcaaaacCCTTGATAGAACTACTGAGaaacccttcccagcacaggatgctctggacgcacctgcacactccaactgTCCTCACAATCAGTCTGGGATAAaataggcaattcacacaccttcctactcaggaggagggaagatcagacacaatgcattccaaaaaggtTGTTTGGGatcccctgttcagcagagcaggacaaaagtcaagtgccctcaaggcatgttttgggatagaCGTATCCCTAATTCCGTGAccccagtcaccttaagtggcgaagcgggggaaatgcttgactaacaagcagaaggttgccagtttgaatccctgctggtactatgtcggcagcagcgatctaggaagatgctgaaaggcatcatctcatactgcgtgggaggaggcaatggtcaacccctcctgtatgaaagaaaaaccacagggctctgtgggcaccaggagtcgtcaccaattcgacggcacacttttacctttacctaattccatgacccagtgtgcttcctcatgttacaactgggactcccactgtgaaactccagcagaccaccttggtgttctcCTCTTCAGGGCAGGTGATATAGCTTCttgcccggcttcttcagggctgaacctatcccttttttttatttctgaaaccttgcccctctatcttaaaagTACCTCTCTAGTCCAcctgggattatttatttatttatttatttattttatttatataccgcccttccaaaatggctcagggcgtttcacaatttacacataatttggaactttaagcttaATGTGCCTTACAActgtctatttttaaacatatttgcattgcttttatgTTAGAACCACCTAGTACATTATATTTGTTTCCATAAACtcatttttgttaattaaaatctctctctcaagccgattttcatatgcttgcacaaattaaggttgattggaactgtctccccttttgagctaaattccccacatttgcccaaactgggggtACCGACCAAACACCCTCGAGGCAGTTTAATCAACAATACCTAATACTGTGCGATGCAGAAATCTGTACATAATTCATACAGTGCATATATCAGAGTTAACATGTAGCAGCAAATACAGACCATGACATCTAAAGTTTTCTAGGTTTGTTATCATTTTTGTTCACGTGCGGCTTGTTCATCTGGGgcttttggtttggaaaagaggcaactatggggaggcatgtataaaattatgcatgaagtaaaGAGAGTAGacggagagagatttctctcctcTCTCATGCAACACAAGAATCATGGActtgaaggccgggaaatttaggaccaacacaaggaagtgctttttcacgcagcacataattcatctatggaattctctgccatgggatgtggtgatggccactagcctggatggctttaaaaagggcttagacacattgacacaggtctttcaatggctactagtctggtggctattctgtaggtcacctccatcctcagaggcaagacgcctctaaatgccagtagcggggaagcaacagcaggcgagaggTGCTATGTACATTTTCCAGACAACTTCATGCATTTCATATAAAATAATAGATCCATATACTAAAGATTTCCAAGCACCCAGGCCCAACTCTGTTTTCCACCTTTATTTCATCTGAACCCAAAACTCTGAGGGTGGCTTGCAATTCAAAACAATGAAACATGATAACATTTGGTAAATACAAAAAATACCAAGCAAATTCTTGAGTGGATGCAAAGAACTGTAGGGCTTGTATGTGCTTTAgtcaggggtccccagatgttgttgggactatGGCTGAAGGCTCAGGGtgacgggagttgaagtccaacatcatctggtgaccaaggttgggaacccctggtttaaacaGATgtctgatgggagctgtagtccaacatctggggactccagagcgtaagaactgccctgctggatcagacctaaggcctctctagtccagcactctgtttcccacaggggccacCAGATACCTTGGGAAGCCCACcaccaggagatgaaggtatgctccccctcctgccactgcgtccctgcaactggtattcggtggcatcctgcctctgaacatggaggtagcctacagccagCAAGACTAGCAGCCACTAATCGATTTGTCCACCGTGAGTTGGTCTTTACAAGGCTGAGAACCTCTGGTTTAATCAGATGCCTCCTGGGATGTTGAGAATCGCAGTCCTACATATGGGGAGGCTGGGAACcccctggagagctggtcttgtggcagcaagcaggaacttgtcccctttgctaagcagggcctgccctggtttgcatctgaatgggataccacatgtgtgaggactgttaagatattcctcttcggggatggagccactccgggaagaggaCCTGCCTGTTGGCCTGCAGAGGGTTCCAAGATCCCCTGGCATCTTcagtatagggctgagagagacgcctgcctgcaaccttggagaagccgctgccagctagaccaagggtctgactcactataaggcagcttcctatgtttctatggtgGAAATGGCTGTCTGCTTAAGCAGGCATGAGTTACATGTGTTGAATCACAGGGGCTGTCGCCATGCCGTGGCTTGCCCACTCCTTATTCGGGAAGAGGGCTGCAGAGCAGAGCCTTCCCGGTTCCTCCCACCAGAAGGACAACCAAATGCTCTGCTTTTAAAGCAGGAGATTCTGAAAGCAGCAGGTCTGGCCTAGCCCGAGTGGGTCGTGCAAGAAGCCGGACACCCTGGCTGCTACCTGGAAGTCAAACCCCAAAGGCGAACCCAACAGCCCACCTGCAGGATCAACAAGGTCTCTGGGTTGTTCTTGTCCAAAGCGATGTCGAACGCGGATTTGTCGAACTTGCTGGAAGCGTGGACGTCGGCGCCGTACTTGACGAGCAGCTCCACGACGTCGCGGTGGCCGCGCTCCGTCGCCCAGTGCAAGGCCGTCATCTTCAGCATGTCCCTGGCATCCACGTCAGCCCCGTTCTGATGGGCAGAGAAGAGAAGCTTTGGATCAGAATGAACTGCTCTTCAACCATGCCAAGACAATGAGCGGCACATGCCATCCAGGGCACTCTGAAGGGCTGGGAGAAGTGTGTGCAACTTTGTTTGGTAGCTTAAACCTTGAACAAAACTGTCCAACTGCCAGAAGACCGCTATACCAGGCTGTTCccaaatacccctgctaactgggcaaagaggcaccttttaaagtggtgattctctttatttagcaggaggaggggaactggccctatccacctccagcccAGGACCTCCAGAGActcttgctggtatctaccttgtgttaccttttagattgtgagccctttggggagagagatccatcttaattattttttatttctctgtgtaaactgccctgattcATTTTTTTgcagggtggtatagaaatcgaatggataaataaataaaataaaataaaatgccataATGAAGTCAGGATTAGCGATAGGCAAAGGTGACAGTACACCTTCTGAAGTTGAGGAACCATGTGTATCTTCTAAAGTGGTATTTTCAAGTTCATATCTCGTTTGATCTCCACAACTAACTTGTGAATGATGACCTAAATATTGATGAATGGATAACCACGGCTTGGGCATAGCAGTCACAGTGGCCCAGCTGGCATTTGCCCAGTTTCAGCTGGTGCAACCATGACCATTTCTGGCTAACGTAGACTTAGGCATCCCAATCCACACCCTTGTCACTTCCCGGTTAGACTactgcactctacatggggttgcccttgaagacccCTCAGAAGCGCCAACTGGTATGGATGCCACAGAAAGAGCTACAATGGGCGCTCAGCACCTGGAGAGTACGACACCagtcctgcatcagcttcattgatTGCCACCAGGCGTCCAGGCCAATTCAGGCCACTATCACTCTTaaaagtcagtattgtctacccagaccggcagcagcttctccaaggttgcaggcaggagtctctctcagccctgtcttggagatgctgccagggagggaacttggttggaaccttctgcccttcccagagcagctctatccccaaAGAGGAtggagcatcttacagtgctcacacttctaggaccctgcttagcaaagtcatGCATGTTACCACAAACCCAGGAGCAGACGTCCTCTGTGCCACTCCCACTTTAAGGAATTCCCTCTCTCCCGAGGTGTGGCAAATACCCTCCCTTCCTGTATTTAGACAGAGGCTGATCACTCTCCTGTCCGTTTCAAATAGCTGCTGGTGCTCCAGATATAGTGATTTTGCCACTGGCAAGTATGACGCTTGCCACTTCTGGTATTGCTTTTACCACTacttctatgaatatttatatacgacttttcaagaaaagttcccagagtggtttacatagaaaaataaatacggCATAAATAAGgcagtcccctgtccccaaaggactcacacactaaaaaaagaaacataagatagacaccagcaacagccagtggagggatgttgtgctggggatggatccaTGGAATTTTTAAATATATGGTTCTAATAGCGTTGTTGCAAGCTGCTTTGACTTACAAGAACATAataataccgagtcagactaatggtccatctagctcagcatcgtctacactgattggcagcagcttctcccaagttgcaggcaggagtctctcccagccctacctggaaatgctgccagggactgaagccgggaccttcggcatgcaaagcagatcctcccCCACTGAGCTCCGGCCTCATCctttaaagggaatatcttagagcagaaagtgctcacccacccaaatgcaaaccaaggtggatgctgctttgcaaaggagacaacgcggtgtagtggttagagtgccggactaggaccggggagacccgagttccaatccccattcagccatgagacttgctgggtgactctgggccagtcacttctctctcagcctagcctacttcacagggttgttgtgaaagagaaactcaaggatgtagtacaccactctgggctccttggaggaagagcgggatataaatgtaaaaataataaataataataataataattcatgctcactccggcaagaccagctctcctccctccgaGATTTCCCTTCGAGGTATAGGTAAGGCAGGGTATAGATTCTCGCAGACCGATGTAAATAAACTTGCAAATAACTGTTGCTCTGGCTACCTTGCcattctttttaaactgtgagccctttggggggacaggaagccatcttctcCTGGTCATTCTTACtttttctatgtcaaccgctttgagaatgCAATGCCTAGCGTTCGACTCCAAGCAGGCCAAATCCAGCGGCTGGTTTTCTCCTTCGCGGAAACGCGCTCACCCTGATCAGAAGCTCCACGATGCGCGAGTGGCCGTCAGCAGCCGCCATGTGCAGCGGGGTCCTGTCCACCTTGGTCCGAGCGTCCCGGCTCACCCCGGCCCGGAGCAAGACTTCGGCGGTGGAGTAGTGACCATACTGAGCGGCCAGGTGAAGCGGGGAGGTTCCCAGCTGTGGGACAAACCAAGCAGAAAACTTACAGGCCAGTCAGCATGTGACATCGCACACACCTACAAAAAGACAACTTctgtctggatgctgcccttgAGGGAGCCTCCACCCAGGTTCGCTCcttaaatgaacacaggcagaGTCATCCACACAAAGACATGTAGTCAGGCACGGAGACACGATGCAGTGCCTGGACTCTTCACAagtcaggggcttctccaaggtccctGCGCCCTGTGCTAGATGCCGGCTTGCGTCTATTCCTGCCGACGACGCCTTTTGCGCCGCACAGCTTTCTCTCTCAGGATAGATCTCCCCATCTCCGGAGGCATGCAAGTCAGGTAGACCAGctcattaggagaggagagctggtcctgtggtaggaagcatgacttgtcccctctgctaagcagggtctaccctggttgcatttgaatgggagactagaagtgtgagcactgcaagagattcccttcagggaagagcagaaggtaccaagttccctccctggcagcacctccaagatagggctgagagagattcctgcctgcaaccttggagaagccgctgccaatctgtgaagacaatcctgagctagatagaccaatggtctgactcagtatatggcagcttcctatgttcctatgttcctatttgagTGCCCTGGGAAACCTTGGTGAAAccttgcaacctgggagaagctgctgccagtctgtgtagacaatactgagctagagaatactggcaaagaggcagcttttaatgtggtgattctctttatttagcagggggggagtaactggccctatccacccccagcacagcatccctccagtgactgttgctggtgtctatcttgtgtttctttttagattgtgagcccttcggggacagggagccatctgatttattatttctctgtgtaatccctgagccatttctggaagggcggtctagaaatcaaatcaaatcaaatcaaatcaaatcaaatcaatcaatcaataaacacagtatatggcagcttcctatgttctaaaggTTCAGATCATACAGTCCTATATATTCTagctcagtgatcttcactatttttcaaacggGTGCCACTCTGGCAAAAAGAGGGGGCCTTCAATATGAGCActtatttcccactgtgctgatctccaGACAGGACTGTGCTTTCCTCACTGCCAGGAGCGTCCtcaaagagaaatgga
The Hemicordylus capensis ecotype Gifberg chromosome 14, rHemCap1.1.pri, whole genome shotgun sequence genome window above contains:
- the GABPB2 gene encoding GA-binding protein subunit beta-2 isoform X2, encoding MTRRRWLPVPPKGSQFKKNGKVARATVICKFIYIGLRESIPCLTYTSKGNLGGRRAGLAGNGADVDARDMLKMTALHWATERGHRDVVELLVKYGADVHASSKFDKSAFDIALDKNNPETLLILQEAMQNQVYTNPERVTVVPSSVTVSQPFLLASGEVLSLASIVSSANTKTTSGDSHVSMVQFPNSTTSVLATLAAIAEASRPLSNSNRAAAIAEEIVEANSADSPLQQAVSSRGQQVITLVTDGVPLGNLQTAIPASSLSQPFIVTMQNGQQVLTVPAGQVAEETVIEEGNHLAEEEEPPAKKIKVEHIGKDLEESKDASEESSLQQQLQEANRQAQEFRSQLRKKEQEAEACRLKLEVMARQQAGGTEAAKVHSAGVSSEETVRSTAGAEAPAAAAPETAAS